Part of the Halobaculum halobium genome, GCTCGTCGAGTCGGCGCGGGCGCTCGGCGCCTCCCGCGCGCGGACCGTGCTCGACGTCGAGTTGCCGCTCGTGTGGCCGGGGATCGTCGCCGGCGCGGCCTTCGCGTTCGCCATCTCCATCGGCGAGTTCGACGCCACCGTCATCCTCGCGGAGGGCGGCGGCACCGACACTATGCCCGTCGCCGTCGAGCGGTTCATCGGTCGGCGGCTCGGCCCCGCGACCGCGATGGGGACGGTGTTGCTGGCGGTGACGGCGGCCTCGTTCGTCGTCATCGAGCGCGTCGGGGGTGAGTTCCGTGGGTGACGACAGCACCACCCACGTTCGAGTGGAAGATCTCCGCGTCGAATACGGTTCGACGACCGCGCTCGACGGCGTCGACCTTCGCGTCACCGAGGGGGAGTTCTTCACCCTCGTTGGCCCCTCCGGGTGCGGGAAGACCACCACGCTCCGCTGTCTCGCGGGGTTCGAGGAGCCGACCGCGGGGGCCGTCCACATCGGCGGCGAGTCGATGGCCGGGGTTCCACCCGAAGCCAGGGGGGTCGGCGTCGTGTTCCAGAGCTACGCGCTGTTCCCGCACATGACCGTCGGCGAGAACGTCGCGTACGGTCTCCGATTCGCGGAGCCGCCCGCGGGGACGACGAAGTCCGAGCGCGTCGCCGAGTTGCTCGACCTCGTCGACCTGCCTGAGTTCGCCGACCGCGACCCGGACACGCTGTCGGGCGGGCAACAGCAGCGGGTGGCGCTCGCCCGGGCACTCGCGCCCGAGCCGCGACTGCTCCTGCTCGACGAGCCGATGTCGGCGCTGGACGCGCGCCTTCGCGAGCGCCTCCGGGTACAGGTGCGGGAGATCCAGCGCGAACTCGACATCACGACCGTGTACGTCACCCACGATCAAGAGGAGGCGCTGTCGGTCTCCGACCGCGTCGCCGTCGTCAACGACGGTCGGATCGAACAGGTCGGCCCGCCGCGGGCGCTGTACGACGCGCCGGCGACTCGGTTCGTCGCGGAGTTCCTCGGCGACAACAACGTGTTCGCGGGCGCCGTCGTCGACGACGCCAGCGGGTCGGTCCCCACGGGTGTTGCCGGCGGCGACGCCCGATCGTCGCCGGCGCTTCGGATCGAGGGGGGTGGAGGTGAGTCCCTCCCGCTTCCAGTCGAAGCTGAGGTCGGTCCCCGCGAAGGGGACCGACTCGTCGTCTGTATCCGCCCCGAACGGATCCGGGTTCGCTCCGGCAAGAGCGCGGACACGAGTAAGACGGAACGCCCGACTGCGTCGTCACGGTCGGCGAGCGCCGACCAGTCGGCTGGAGGTCCGACGGACGATGGCGCCAGCGCGACGCTGTCTGCGACCGTCACCCACACCGAGTTCCTCGGGGACGCGACCCGGGTCGGCTGCGAGTGGAACGGCGTCGAGGTGGTCGCACAGACCGCTGGGGACCGGTCGTTCGCGGTCGGGGAGGCGGTGACGCTCGCCGTCGACGCCGCGGACGTGCATGTGGTCGAACGTGAGTGAGCGGACGGGCGTCGACCGACCCGTCGCGACCGCCTCGACTCCCGTGGTTTTTCACAGCCCGCTGAGTCACGGGTCCCGTGAGCGAGACCGATGTGAGCGGCGGCTGGGACAGATCGATACAAGACCTGCTGCTCGTCTGGCTGGTCACAGTCGTCTCGGCGGGTTTCCTGCTACTCGCCGGCGTGCTCGAACCGCTGATGGTGCTGATCGTCGGCGGGAGCCTCCTCGGCGGGGTGTCGATCCTGCTGGGCCGCGGGCCGCTCACCGTCGGCGAATCGACTCAGTCAGCCGACGAGGACCGCCCCGATACTGGGAGCGACGGCGGCCCGAGTGGAAACGACGGCAGCCGAGGTGGGAACGACGGCGGCGACAAATCGACAGACCGATGAACCGGGCGCGACCGCCGGTTACGGCGCCACGCCGACGGTGAGCAGCGTGCCGAGTTCGCGGTAGCGCTCAACCATGGCCTCGCGCGTGTCCCAGTTTTCCGTCGGGAACGCTTCAGCCGGCGGGATCTCAGTTTCCCGGTCGGGGACGCTGTCCTGTTCGGCGACGGACAGTCCGGCCTCGCGGAACGCCGCTCGGTACTGGTCGGCGTCCCAGCGGGTCATGTCGACGGAGATGTGCTCCTGCCAGTCGTGGCTGTGGACGTTTTCCTCGTAGTAGTTGACCGCGCAGTAGAACGTGCCGCCGGGCTTCAGGACGCGCGCGACCTCCCGGAGCGTCTCGTGTGGGTCGGCGCTGTAGTAGAACGCCTCCATCGTGAAGGCGTGGTCCAGCGAGTCGTCAGCGAACGGGAGGTGACCGAAGTCGCCGACGACGAAGCCGAGTTGGGCTGCCGGCGACGCGTCGACGGCGTACTCGCGAGCGTTGCGCGCCATCTCGGGAGCGCCGTCGAGGCCGTAGCCGCGGGCCATCCCGGCCGACTCTGCGAGCGCGCGAAGCGCGTAGCCGCTGCCGGTTCCCAGGTCGAGGACGCGGTCACCGTCCTCGATCGGCATCCGTGCGAGCGCGTGCTTCGCGGTGTGCCAGTGGCGCTCCTCCATTCCCTTGTCGCGGCCGTCGGCGGCCCACGAGTCGAACTCGTCGCGAACGCTCATGTCGTGGCAGTCGACGGCCACGACCTAAGGGTCCGCCGGTGTCGGACCGGCGCCGGGCTCGACGGAGATGCCCCCTAGCCGGCAGAGAACCGGAAGGGGGAGCCGGCAGGGAACGGCGGTCGAGATCCACGTGACGGGGCGTGACGAGGTGGGGCTTTAGGAGGGATGCGGGCATAGCGAGGGTATGCACGTCCGGGACGCGGTGGAGGCGGACG contains:
- a CDS encoding ABC transporter ATP-binding protein encodes the protein MGDDSTTHVRVEDLRVEYGSTTALDGVDLRVTEGEFFTLVGPSGCGKTTTLRCLAGFEEPTAGAVHIGGESMAGVPPEARGVGVVFQSYALFPHMTVGENVAYGLRFAEPPAGTTKSERVAELLDLVDLPEFADRDPDTLSGGQQQRVALARALAPEPRLLLLDEPMSALDARLRERLRVQVREIQRELDITTVYVTHDQEEALSVSDRVAVVNDGRIEQVGPPRALYDAPATRFVAEFLGDNNVFAGAVVDDASGSVPTGVAGGDARSSPALRIEGGGGESLPLPVEAEVGPREGDRLVVCIRPERIRVRSGKSADTSKTERPTASSRSASADQSAGGPTDDGASATLSATVTHTEFLGDATRVGCEWNGVEVVAQTAGDRSFAVGEAVTLAVDAADVHVVERE
- a CDS encoding class I SAM-dependent methyltransferase, which produces MSVRDEFDSWAADGRDKGMEERHWHTAKHALARMPIEDGDRVLDLGTGSGYALRALAESAGMARGYGLDGAPEMARNAREYAVDASPAAQLGFVVGDFGHLPFADDSLDHAFTMEAFYYSADPHETLREVARVLKPGGTFYCAVNYYEENVHSHDWQEHISVDMTRWDADQYRAAFREAGLSVAEQDSVPDRETEIPPAEAFPTENWDTREAMVERYRELGTLLTVGVAP